AAAAGCTTTTGGGAGACATATAGATGCATCTAGGCTCTTTCTTTACAAAGTAACAAGAAATCTTCTCCACTGGACAGGAGACACAGGGGCCTTTCTTCGCACCACAATGGGAGCTATGGTGCTTTTTGGAGTTCCTCCAGAAGAGTATTGGCCTTATATAATAGCTGACTTCGAAAAGGAGCCAAGTGCGTTCTGTTATGCTTTTGCTCAAGCCTACCAACCAATTAAATATTTGAGGCTCGATCCACCTGCCACACAAAAGGATGTACTTTTAGCAAGAATTAAGACAAATTTAGCGGCTGGTTTACCATCTATGTTCGGGTTTACTGTCTATCAATGTATTAACCAAGCTTCTGGCGATGGGAAGATTCCATATCCATGTCCTGGAGAGGGTGTTCTTGGTGGTCATGCGGTAATGGCGGTTGGGTATGATAATAATATTGAGATTGGGAACATTACTTGTGAAAAGAAGACTACTGGAGCAATACTCATCAGGAACTCGTGGGGGAAAGAATGGGGCGAAAAAGGCTATGGATGGTTACCATACGATTATGTACTAACAGGATTAGCCATTGATTGGTGGACTTTACTGAAAAAAGAATGGGTCGATACGGAGCAGTTCGAACTTCCTCTCTAAAAAAGGATCTTCGGTAATCAAGAAATAAAGATCGTTGAAAATTAAGCCTCGGGTGGGTCTCGATCCCACGACCTATTGCTTACAAGGCAATTGCTCTTGGAATTGTACTCTTCCAGCTGAGCTACCGAGGCTGACATAATTCTAAAAATAGGTGTTTATTTGTTTTGCTCAGATCGGTTAGATCAACTTATTTACATTAAATAAGAATTATCTGAATCACGAAATTGAACACTAAATTGATTGAAGAGTTATCTGCTCAATATGGACATTATGGTAAAAAATTAGATAAAGCTGTAAAACTCGTTTCTCAAAGAAGCATAAAACTTCACAAGTTCTTTCCTAGTGAGCGTGAAATCTGGACGGTTGTAGGTCGAGAGGGCGATCAGTTAGTTGACGATTCACAACCTTACTGCTCATGTAGGTACTTCTACTATCGAGTTCTTAGTGAGAAAAATGATATCTGTTACCATCTACTTGGATTGAAGATTGCTAAGCAGATGAATGAAATAGATGTGATCGAATTTCAAGATTCTGAATATCCATCTCTGTTGGAAAGTATTCTAAAAGATGTAGCAAGACCCAGAAAGAAGTAAAAAAATCAAAGAGAACTTAAAATGGAGTGTTAATTGATTTTTTTATCAAGTGTTTTCCTTAAAAATCTCCCATACTCTATGAGACTATAAAGAGCTCTTGCGGCTCTTTTAGGCATAGAGTATGAAGGAATACCACTCTTTTCGAATCTAACTCTGAACTCTTCTGCCATCTCCGTCCCACCCATTACGCAAGCTACGATAGGTTTGGTCTGCTCCTTTGCTACATCTGCAACCTTCTCAATGACATCGTCTAAAATAGAAGGCGTTTGAGGTAAAGTCATGACTAGCACGCCATCTATATCTCTATCATCAAGTAATACTTTTAGAGCTCTAACATACATATCACTTGTTGCCAATGCAGTAAGGTCTACTGGGTTCGAGTTCATCATTATTGGGATTAGATCGCAATTAGATTTCAACTCATCAAATTTGTTTGCGACATTATCCGATAGCTTTACGATTGATAACCCGGATTCTTCACATGCATCTGTAGCAACAACACCCGGACCCCCTCCGTTTGTCAGGATAGCTACTTTATTGCCTTGAGCTGGTGGTTGTAGATTTAAAGCCCTCCCCATATCAAAGAGCTCTTCCACATCCATCGCCCTTACAATACCACTCTGCTTGAAGACTGCACCATAAACTTGATCTACACCACTCAATGCAGCGGTATGGGATGCTGCTGCCCTAGCCCCTGCTCCAGTTTTTCCTGCCTTTAAAGCGACTACCGGTTTGGTCTTCGTTACTTCTTTTGCAGATTCAAAGAACTCTTTTCCTTTACCTATTCCTTCGATGTACAATAGAATCACCTTTGTCTTTTCATCTTCAGC
This genomic interval from Candidatus Methylarchaceae archaeon HK02M2 contains the following:
- a CDS encoding SWIM zinc finger family protein, with amino-acid sequence MNTKLIEELSAQYGHYGKKLDKAVKLVSQRSIKLHKFFPSEREIWTVVGREGDQLVDDSQPYCSCRYFYYRVLSEKNDICYHLLGLKIAKQMNEIDVIEFQDSEYPSLLESILKDVARPRKK
- a CDS encoding CoA-binding protein; this encodes MDLINIKSFFDPVSVAIIGASNKITKVGYVVLHNLLINKQRGIFRGDLYPVNPKYHEILGVKCYPSLKKIQKNVEMVIIAIPAKGVPIVMEEAAEVGIRAAIIISSGFSEVGNKKLEEDVVKFGSRTSIRIIGPNCMGIYDPYSGMDTLFLPEVKKLSNGKEVVATARPFPGSIVLISQSGAFGAAALDYMAGHGMGVRAFVSLGNRADVEEYELLRYFAEDEKTKVILLYIEGIGKGKEFFESAKEVTKTKPVVALKAGKTGAGARAAASHTAALSGVDQVYGAVFKQSGIVRAMDVEELFDMGRALNLQPPAQGNKVAILTNGGGPGVVATDACEESGLSIVKLSDNVANKFDELKSNCDLIPIMMNSNPVDLTALATSDMYVRALKVLLDDRDIDGVLVMTLPQTPSILDDVIEKVADVAKEQTKPIVACVMGGTEMAEEFRVRFEKSGIPSYSMPKRAARALYSLIEYGRFLRKTLDKKIN